TATATGGGTCCAATGGAAATAGATTCACGGTCAAAACAGGATAATCCGAGGTATGATCATAGGTCGAGGAATAGAAAGTCGGGCTCGTCATCAAGATTTGGAAATGATCGAAATGCGCGAGAGTCACGGGATGATGATAGAAACTTGAAAGCAAGATTTGGCGGTTATAATTTTAATGTAAGcacttccgagctcgtagctattttaaaaagcatgggtgataaggtacggtggccaaaagaaatgagatcaaatccaaacaggcgcaaccctgagcactggtgcgaatttcacaacgatcacggacATAAAACGATAGACTGTAGGTTGCTACAAGGTGAAGTTGATCATCTATTAAAGCAAGGGTATCTCACTGAATTATTCAGTGAGAGAGGTAAGCAAGAATACATGAAGAATAGGTAGGAGCCCCCGAAACCATCTTCTCCTAAAAGGACCATTAATGTCATAAGTggaggtgaagacatcaatggtgtgACGTACACAGCAGCCAATAAAGTTTCCAAAGTCACAATTATCCATGGGAAGCGGGTGCGACATGTCTTAGAGGAAGAAAGCATTacgtttgatgatgcagatgcggaTGACGTATTATCCCCatataacgatgcactggtaatatctctacttgtacatgatactaatgtgaaacgagttttgattgatccaggtagtacTGTGAATATTATTCTGCTAAGAGtactacgtgagatgcaagccaaacataaattaataccaaaggtACATGCTCtgtctggatttgacaattccagCGTAGTGACGAAAAGGGGAGGTAATACTTACTACATTTGtagaaggagttgtcaaagattcaaagtttcaggtggtagatatggagatgacttacaatatgatccttgggtgaccatggatccacgagatgGATGTCGTTCCGTCAACCTTGcaccaagttattaaatttccatcaccatggggaatatgtcaaattcgtggggatcaacatacatctaggagcatcaactctgtagcagattcaagtatgggaaacgaagaaaaatagcaaCTACAGAATCTAGTTGAGggtaccacaacacaaacctcaattGAACAAGGACGAATAGACGTGGACTCAAGGCCAGATGCCTTTCAAGAACCagaggaaaatgaaaatatcaaaacaacaattgaagaactagaAGCTGTAATATTATTTGCACAatggcctgaaaggaaagtctacgTAGGGGATAATCTAAGCCAagacatgaaaggtaagttgattgaatttttaaaaactaatgtggattgttttgcttggtcccactctgatataataggaataccaccggaggtaatgactcacaaattaaatgaagacccatcatatccccctgtcaaacaaaagaagagaaagcaaggaactttcaaaaattaggtgattcaagatgaggttcaaAAATTACTAAAGATTGGGTCtatccgtgaggtaaagtatcctaattggttagccaatactgttgtggtatcgaagaagaatggtaagtggcgagtttgtgtagattacacagaccttaataaagcttgtcctaaagactcttttccattaccacatatagatcaactaattgatgctactgccgGACATAAattgttaagctttttagatgcgtaTTAAGGATACaaccagatcaaaatggatccaatagacgaagaaaaaacttcatttataacagacagggggacttactattataaagtgatgccttttggtttaaaaaatggtggtgcaacatatcaaaaactagtgaccaaaatgtttcaagaataTTTGGGAAAAACAATGGAGGTCTACATAGATGACATGCTCGTTAAAACTCAACATTCAGGGAATCATATATCGCACTTGTCTGATACGTTTCAGATCTTGCGAAAAttcaatatgaaattaaatccgaagaaatgtgcattcggtgttgcatcaggtaagtttttgggttttcttgtttctaaccatggtattgaagtgaatcccgcaCAAATTAAtgccattgaagaaattcctgacatgcttacaagtataaaagaagtgcagaggttgacaggaagaattgcagccttggggagattCATTTCTGAATCAtcagaaaagtgttttaagttcttttcagctcttaaaaagcaagatcagttcGAATGGACTGAGGAATTTCAGCaggcactcaaaaatttgaagacatacCTGTCAAATCCGCCAttgctcgcaaaaccaaaggctgggaaAAGACTGCTCATCTATCTTGCTGTCTCAGAAGTAGTGGTAAGTGCTATTTTAGTccgtgaagaccaaggtaaacaatctccgatcTATTATGTCAGCAAATCTTTATTAGATGCGGAGAGACagtatcctcaattagaaaagcttgcacttgAATTAATCAtaacatctagaaaattaaggccttatttttaATGTCATCCTATTGCTGTAGTAACCGCTTATCCATTAcacaatatattacataagcatgagttatcatgtaggttagctaagtgggctaTAGAAGTAAGTGAATATAACATCACATACCAACCTGGAACCGCGATAAAATTTCAAgtgttagcagattttgtggcTGATTTTATCCAAGgaatgcaattagaagcagaaaaagaattacaagtgttCAACGGATCTAATCCAGGAATTTAgaccttatttactgatggtTCGTCTAATGTGAAGGGTTCATGCTTAGGAATtattttggtaccacctacgggtgaaactattcaacaagccattaaatgtcattctataactaacaatgaggcaaagtatgaagctgtgattacAGGTTTAGAACTTGCACGAGAACTTGACATTAATTAGATTATAATCAAAAGCGATTTgcagctcgtagttaatcaaatgctggggacttatacggcTAGGGAAGCATGGATGCAGCAGTACTTAGAGCAGGTACATGATTTGATTAGGCAAttccaaacctggaaagttaAGTAAATACCAAGAGATAAAAATGTCGAGGCGGatgccctagctaatctcgcatctgcgacagacgtggcaagcaatgaaaatgcttctgtaattcatttgtttcattcagtgctcgatccagacaaaaatgaggtaaattttaataacttaacatgggattggaggaacgagattgttgcttttttgcagtatggtatcGTCCCTGAAGACAAGAGAAAAGCTCATGCGCTTCGAAAAaaggctgctcgatattgtttaaagcaaggtaatctttatcgaaaaatgttcggtggtcccttagctaGATGCCTCAGACTTTCTCAGACTGAATATGTAATGAGAtaaatacacgaggggcattgtggaaatcacacaggaggaagatcactggtaagaaccataattagggcaggttattattggcccaaaatggaagaagaagcggaaaatttcgtggctaaatgtaataaatgccaaaggtacggtaataacatgcatagacctgcggagttgttacatccggtcattgcaccgtggccttttatgaaatgggggatggatatcatgGGTCcgctaccacaagcaaaaggacaggtaaaattctTGCTCGTACTCACtaactattttactaaatgggtgggaGCAAGAGCATTCAAACATGTGCGAGAAAAAGAAGTTGAAGATTTCATTTAGAGatatatcatatgtcgattcggtgtgccaaaggaaatcgtgtgtgataatgaccCTAAATTTGTAAGCGCACAAATCACAgagttctttcaaagttggcagattaaaaggattacatccacaccttatcatccggtgggtaatggacaagctgagtcaacaaacaaagtcattatcaataatttaaagaagcgtttggagtaatccaaaggtaattggccagaattGTTACTttgtgtt
This sequence is a window from Nicotiana sylvestris chromosome 3, ASM39365v2, whole genome shotgun sequence. Protein-coding genes within it:
- the LOC138888222 gene encoding uncharacterized protein; this encodes MGDKVRWPKEMRSNPNRRNPEHWCEFHNDHGHKTIDCRLLQGEVDHLLKQGYLTELFSERDINGVTYTAANKVSKVTIIHGKRVRHVLEEESITFDDADADDVLSPYNDALVISLLVHDTNVKRVLIDPGSTVNIILLRVLREMQAKHKLIPKVHALSGFDNSSVVTKRGGNTYYICRRSCQRFKVSGGRYGDDLQYDPWVTMDPRDGCRSVNLAPSY